One segment of Mycolicibacterium baixiangningiae DNA contains the following:
- a CDS encoding AurF N-oxygenase family protein — MAPSTGTSPSRDEFSERLLRGSAKKSYAPVVDIDWEAPVVADKFFLPPRVVSLYGTPMWAEMTREQQIELSRQEFINLLSAGVWFENILNQALLRGLMHADCTSASTHYSLTELGDETRHMVMFGRTIEAVGGKPFQPKRFQRMIINMLPLAFQKSVLWIAALVGEEIFDALQRQILDDPDVQPIVRRVMRIHVTEEARHIQFARDGARRDVPNMRPVNRYLLATVHGAGGPFYRYLFTNPAVYRRAGLDAQEARRQARSNPYFHESMRTGFAPLAAFLEDVGLMSRIGRRMWKRSNFL; from the coding sequence ATGGCTCCATCGACGGGGACATCGCCCAGTCGCGACGAATTCTCGGAGCGGCTGTTGCGGGGGTCGGCCAAGAAGTCGTACGCCCCGGTGGTCGACATCGACTGGGAAGCCCCCGTTGTCGCCGACAAGTTCTTCCTGCCGCCGCGGGTGGTGTCGCTGTACGGCACACCGATGTGGGCGGAGATGACCCGCGAACAGCAGATCGAGCTGTCGCGCCAGGAATTCATCAACCTGCTGTCCGCCGGCGTGTGGTTCGAGAACATCCTCAACCAGGCGCTGCTGCGCGGGCTCATGCACGCCGATTGCACGTCGGCCTCGACCCACTACTCACTGACCGAACTGGGTGACGAGACCCGCCACATGGTCATGTTCGGTCGCACGATCGAGGCCGTCGGCGGTAAGCCGTTCCAACCCAAGCGGTTTCAACGCATGATCATCAACATGTTGCCGCTGGCGTTCCAGAAGTCGGTGCTGTGGATCGCCGCGCTCGTCGGTGAGGAGATCTTCGATGCGTTGCAGCGGCAGATCCTCGACGACCCGGACGTGCAGCCGATCGTGCGGCGCGTCATGCGGATCCACGTCACCGAGGAGGCGCGGCACATTCAGTTCGCCCGCGACGGCGCCCGCCGGGACGTCCCAAACATGCGGCCCGTCAACCGGTATCTGCTCGCCACGGTCCATGGTGCCGGTGGCCCGTTCTACCGCTACCTGTTCACCAACCCCGCCGTATACCGACGCGCCGGGCTCGACGCCCAGGAGGCCCGCCGACAGGCCCGCAGCAACCCCTATTTCCACGAGTCGATGCGAACCGGATTCGCCCCGCTGGCGGCGTTCCTCGAGGACGTCGGGCTGATGAGCCGGATCGGCCGGCGGATGTGGAAGCGCAGCAACTTTCTGTGA
- a CDS encoding TetR/AcrR family transcriptional regulator: MQYSGLLAKAVQRFGSPTAEGNAERILDAALKQFELFGIRRTTVEDITRRSGLARVTLYRNFANKDAIVEAVLLRELERFLSDLAAEAGGYAEAEDKLVEGFVFTLTTLRGHALLQRLLATEPETVLPFLTIEGDGVVRTASSFLAHQLAVALPDDSRTQLELLEVAEVTVRVIVSFVLTPSQNVALGDDDAARSFARRYLVPPLLGLTR, translated from the coding sequence ATGCAGTACAGCGGCCTGCTCGCCAAGGCGGTGCAGCGTTTCGGGTCACCGACGGCGGAAGGCAACGCCGAACGGATCCTTGACGCGGCGCTCAAACAGTTCGAGTTGTTCGGGATCCGCCGTACGACCGTGGAGGACATCACCCGTCGCTCCGGGTTGGCGCGCGTCACGCTGTACCGGAACTTCGCGAACAAGGACGCCATCGTCGAGGCGGTGCTGCTGCGGGAACTCGAGCGCTTCCTCTCCGACCTCGCCGCCGAGGCCGGCGGGTACGCCGAAGCGGAAGACAAGCTGGTCGAAGGGTTCGTGTTCACGCTGACCACGCTGCGTGGCCACGCCCTGCTGCAGCGGCTGCTCGCCACCGAGCCGGAGACCGTGTTGCCGTTCCTGACCATCGAGGGCGACGGCGTCGTCCGGACCGCCTCGTCCTTCCTCGCCCATCAACTGGCCGTTGCCCTGCCCGACGACAGTCGCACGCAGCTCGAGCTGCTCGAGGTCGCCGAGGTCACCGTCCGGGTCATCGTGTCGTTCGTGCTGACGCCATCGCAGAACGTCGCCCTCGGCGACGACGACGCCGCCCGATCGTTCGCGCGCCGGTACCTCGTCCCCCCGCTGCTGGGGTTGACGCGCTAG
- a CDS encoding AbrB/MazE/SpoVT family DNA-binding domain-containing protein, whose translation MRTTIDKAGRVVIPKALREKSGISAGEVEITLDGSAIRIQSIAADNLVEEDGLLLLPPGGPELDDDAVRELRLGDQR comes from the coding sequence ATGCGGACTACCATCGATAAGGCTGGTCGCGTCGTCATCCCGAAGGCACTCCGCGAGAAATCCGGCATCTCCGCCGGCGAAGTGGAGATCACGCTCGACGGGTCCGCGATCCGCATCCAGAGCATTGCCGCCGACAACCTCGTCGAAGAGGACGGGCTGCTCCTGCTTCCACCGGGCGGGCCTGAGCTTGACGATGATGCGGTGCGGGAGTTGCGGCTTGGCGACCAACGCTGA
- a CDS encoding type II toxin-antitoxin system VapC family toxin has protein sequence MATNAEHVLLDTSAALALAQRENPFHQAARARLLACSRGMSGHAAFELLSVLTRLPAPHRLSPTAALRLQQTNFPESRFLSPADTAKLLAELVEARLTGGAIYDGLVGAAARQHRRTLITCDRRAEPTYRMLGVSYELLSPVSR, from the coding sequence TTGGCGACCAACGCTGAACACGTACTCCTCGACACCAGCGCGGCGTTGGCACTAGCCCAGCGCGAAAACCCATTCCATCAAGCCGCCCGAGCAAGACTGCTCGCGTGTAGCCGAGGGATGTCCGGGCATGCTGCGTTCGAATTGTTGTCAGTCTTGACCCGACTTCCGGCGCCGCACCGTCTCAGTCCGACCGCAGCCCTACGCCTGCAGCAGACAAATTTTCCGGAGTCGCGCTTTCTGTCGCCGGCCGATACGGCGAAACTGTTGGCGGAACTGGTCGAAGCACGATTGACCGGCGGGGCGATTTACGACGGCCTGGTCGGTGCAGCCGCCCGACAGCACAGGCGGACCCTCATCACGTGCGATCGGCGGGCCGAACCGACCTATCGCATGCTGGGCGTCAGCTACGAGTTGCTCTCGCCAGTTTCCCGCTGA
- the ponA2 gene encoding transglycosylase/D,D-transpeptidase PonA2, whose amino-acid sequence MRDYRRAKWQALARLTGCCLVAGLLAAALMFPFVGGAGTALMRVSDSASEEFTELLEGEAPIVSTMVDAAGNPLAWLYEQRRWAVPSNRIANTMKLAIISIEDKRFSEHNGVDWQGTLTGLAGYLRGAETTRGGSTLEQQYVKNFNLLVKAQTSADRRAAVENTPARKVREIRAALAMDVALPKAEILARYLNLVSFGNGAFGVQDAAKTYFGIDASELNWQQAAMLAGMVRSPSSLDPYTHPDAALERRNVVLNTIIENLPDKADELRAAKARPLGVLPRPDPLPQGCIAARDRAFFCAYAMQYLAHAGLSKEDVARNGYLIRTTLDPKVQDSVKTAIDKVADPTAAGVASVMSVIKPGKDAHRIVAMADSRTYGLDINAGQTVQPQPFSLVGDGAGSIFKIFTTAAALDMGMGINATLDVPQTFRGTGLGDSTEPGCPPKTWCVRNVSGFAGRLNVTDALAKSPNTAFAKLISLIGVPRAVDMAVRLGLRSYAEPGTARAYDPETNESIADWVKRKNLGSFTLGPLELNALELSNVAATLASGGMWCPPSPIDKVIDRNGDEVALATAPCEQAVPEGLANTMTNALGQDHISGTATGAASSVGWDLPMSGKTGTTESHRSSGFLGFTNQYAAANYIFNDSPTPSGLCSNPLRQCGDGDLYGGTEPARTWYMAMKPIANDFGPITMPPTDPRYVDGGPGSEVPSVTGLKLDAARKKLEEAGFRVAAEPTAVNSSSSKGTVVGTTPRGKTVPGSIITINTSTGYVPAPVYRPPPPSAPPPGEAPPPPPPPPNVLEIPGLPPIVLPWLAPPPPPPPPPPPPPLPPA is encoded by the coding sequence ATGCGCGACTATCGTCGGGCAAAGTGGCAAGCGCTCGCCAGACTGACGGGCTGCTGCCTCGTCGCCGGGTTGCTCGCGGCGGCGTTGATGTTCCCGTTCGTCGGCGGCGCGGGGACGGCACTCATGCGCGTATCCGACTCGGCCAGTGAGGAATTCACCGAACTGCTCGAGGGTGAGGCGCCGATCGTTTCTACCATGGTCGACGCAGCCGGGAACCCCCTCGCATGGCTGTACGAACAGCGCCGCTGGGCGGTTCCCAGCAATCGGATCGCCAACACGATGAAGCTGGCGATCATCTCGATCGAGGACAAACGTTTCAGTGAGCACAACGGCGTCGATTGGCAGGGCACCCTGACCGGCCTCGCAGGTTATTTGCGGGGCGCCGAAACCACCCGGGGCGGGTCCACGCTCGAGCAGCAGTACGTCAAGAACTTCAACCTCCTGGTGAAGGCGCAGACCAGTGCGGACCGGCGCGCCGCGGTAGAGAACACCCCGGCACGCAAGGTCCGCGAGATCCGGGCGGCCCTGGCCATGGACGTGGCGCTGCCCAAGGCGGAGATCCTGGCCCGCTACTTGAACCTGGTGTCGTTCGGCAACGGTGCGTTCGGCGTTCAGGACGCCGCGAAGACCTACTTCGGCATCGATGCGAGCGAGCTCAACTGGCAGCAGGCGGCAATGCTGGCCGGAATGGTGCGCTCCCCCAGTTCGCTGGACCCGTACACCCACCCCGATGCCGCGCTGGAACGGCGCAACGTGGTGCTCAACACCATCATCGAGAACCTGCCCGACAAGGCCGACGAACTCCGCGCCGCCAAGGCCCGGCCGCTGGGCGTGCTGCCGCGGCCCGATCCGCTGCCCCAGGGCTGCATCGCCGCCCGCGACCGCGCGTTCTTCTGTGCATACGCGATGCAGTACCTGGCCCACGCGGGTCTGAGCAAGGAGGACGTGGCCCGCAACGGCTACCTGATCCGCACCACCCTCGACCCGAAGGTCCAGGACAGCGTGAAGACCGCCATCGACAAGGTTGCCGATCCCACCGCCGCCGGCGTCGCGAGCGTGATGAGCGTGATCAAGCCCGGTAAGGACGCCCACCGCATCGTCGCGATGGCCGACAGCCGCACCTACGGGCTGGACATCAATGCCGGCCAGACGGTGCAGCCCCAGCCCTTCTCCCTCGTCGGCGACGGCGCGGGCTCGATCTTCAAGATCTTCACCACGGCCGCGGCGCTGGACATGGGGATGGGTATCAACGCCACACTGGATGTGCCCCAGACGTTTCGGGGCACCGGCCTGGGCGACAGCACCGAACCGGGATGCCCGCCGAAGACCTGGTGCGTGAGGAACGTCTCCGGGTTCGCCGGTCGGTTGAACGTGACCGATGCGCTTGCGAAATCGCCCAACACCGCGTTCGCCAAGCTGATCTCCTTGATCGGTGTTCCCCGCGCGGTGGACATGGCGGTCCGGCTGGGGCTGCGGTCCTACGCCGAGCCGGGAACCGCCCGCGCGTACGACCCCGAGACCAACGAGAGCATCGCCGATTGGGTCAAGCGGAAGAACCTCGGATCGTTCACACTCGGCCCGCTGGAGCTCAACGCGCTCGAATTGTCCAACGTGGCGGCGACGTTGGCCTCTGGAGGAATGTGGTGCCCGCCCAGCCCGATCGACAAGGTCATCGACCGCAATGGCGATGAAGTGGCGCTGGCGACGGCGCCGTGCGAGCAGGCGGTCCCCGAGGGCCTCGCCAACACGATGACCAATGCGCTGGGCCAGGACCACATCAGCGGAACCGCCACCGGCGCGGCAAGTTCGGTCGGATGGGATCTGCCGATGTCGGGCAAGACCGGCACCACCGAGTCGCACCGGTCGTCGGGATTCCTCGGCTTCACCAATCAATACGCCGCCGCGAACTACATCTTCAACGACTCCCCGACGCCGTCAGGCCTGTGCTCGAACCCGCTACGCCAGTGCGGTGACGGAGACCTCTACGGCGGAACAGAACCGGCCCGCACCTGGTACATGGCGATGAAGCCGATCGCGAACGACTTCGGCCCGATCACCATGCCCCCCACCGATCCGCGTTACGTCGACGGCGGCCCTGGCAGCGAGGTACCCAGTGTGACCGGGCTGAAGCTCGATGCGGCGCGAAAGAAATTGGAGGAAGCCGGTTTTCGGGTCGCCGCGGAACCGACTGCGGTGAACAGCTCGTCGTCCAAGGGCACCGTCGTCGGCACTACGCCGCGGGGTAAGACCGTTCCTGGATCGATCATCACGATCAACACCAGCACCGGGTACGTCCCCGCGCCGGTGTACCGGCCACCTCCCCCCAGCGCGCCACCTCCTGGGGAGGCACCGCCCCCGCCGCCCCCGCCACCCAACGTCCTCGAAATCCCCGGGCTGCCGCCAATAGTGCTGCCATGGCTGGCGCCACCTCCGCCACCGCCACCGCCACCGCCGCCGCCACCTCTACCGCCGGCTTGA